One Brassica napus cultivar Da-Ae chromosome A5, Da-Ae, whole genome shotgun sequence DNA window includes the following coding sequences:
- the LOC106377422 gene encoding aspartic proteinase nepenthesin-2-like produces MSIKLSIVLCLIIFTVTSFYGDGRTLSGKHDHNSSSLSGFSFQDSMHVSSSTSNNCGFSSTEHDPAKDHPKESMKFQLRRREIKQESTRTTHSVVDLKIQDLTRIQTLHARAKKAKNQTHKKTKKTITSVIAPEASPGQLVATLESGMTLGSGEYFMDVLVGTPPKHFSLILDTGSDLNWLQCLPCHDCFHQHGPFYDPDTSSSFKNITCKDPRCSLISSPDPSVPCESSNQSCPYFYWYGDRSNTTGDFAVETFTVNLTDAKGGSSEYKVEDMMFGCGHWNRGLFNGASGLLGLGRGPLSFSSQLQSLYGHSFSYCLVDRNSDTNVSSKLTFGEDKGLLNNPNLNFTSFVHNKETSVETFYYLQIKSILVNGQALDIPEETWNISSDGAGGTIIDSGTTLSYFAEPAYMIIKNKITEKVKEKYHVFEDFPILDPCFNVSGVEESNMELPELGIAFADGAVWNFPAENVFIWLSEEVVCLAIRGTAESAMSIIGNYQQQNFHILYDTKRSRLGFAPTKCADL; encoded by the coding sequence ATGTCAATCAAACTAAGTATAGTTCTTTGCCTGATTATTTTTACCGTCACGTCATTTTATGGCGACGGTAGAACTCTTTCAGGGAAACATGATCATAACTCATCATCCCTTTCCGGTTTTAGCTTCCAAGATTCTATGCACGTTTCTTCTTCCACAAGCAACAATTGTGGCTTCTCCTCCACTGAACATGATCCTGCCAAGGATCATCCCAAAGAATCCATGAAGTTTCAGCTACGGCGCCGGGAGATTAAACAAGAATCAACGAGAACAACACATTCAGTTGTCGATCTCAAAATACAAGACCTCACAAGAATCCAGACGCTTCATGCAAGAGCTAAGAAAGCAAAGAACCAGACACACAAAAAGACCAAGAAGACGATAACATCGGTTATTGCTCCAGAGGCTTCACCAGGGCAGCTTGTAGCGACACTTGAGTCCGGTATGACGCTTGGTTCTGGTGAATACTTCATGGACGTGCTTGTGGGGACACCACCAAAACACTTCTCACTGATTCTTGACACAGGAAGTGACCTAAACTGGCTCCAATGCCTTCCTTGCCACGACTGTTTCCACCAACACGGTCCATTTTATGACCCGGATACGTCTTCTTCATTCAAGAACATAACATGCAAAGACCCTAGATGCAGCCTCATCTCATCGCCTGACCCTTCAGTACCGTGTGAGTCAAGTAACCAATCCTGCCCTTATTTCTACTGGTATGGAGACAGATCAAACACAACTGGAGACTTCGCGGTTGAGACATTCACAGTTAACCTCACGGATGCTAAAGGAGGAAGCTCAGAGTACAAGGTGGAAGACATGATGTTTGGGTGTGGACATTGGAACAGAGGTCTCTTCAACGGTGCTTCAGGTCTGCTAGGGTTAGGAAGAGGAccactttctttttcttctcagcTTCAGTCTCTCTACGGTCACTCCTTTTCTTACTGCCTTGTAGACAGAAACAGCGACACTAACGTGAGCAGCAAGTTAACCTTCGGAGAAGACAAGGGTTTGCTAAACAACCCTAATCTGAACTTCACATCTTTCGTGCACAACAAGGAAACTTCCGTTGAGACGTTTTACTATCTACAAATCAAATCCATTCTAGTCAATGGCCAAGCTCTTGACATACCTGAAGAAACATGGAACATCTCATCAGATGGAGCTGGTGGAACCATCATTGATTCAGGTACAACCTTAAGCTACTTCGCCGAGCCAGCATACATGATCATCAAGAACAAGATTACAGAGAAGGTGAAAGAGAAGTACCATGTGTTTGAAGACTTCCCGATCCTAGATCCTTGCTTCAACGTGTCTGGTGTAGAGGAGAGCAACATGGAGCTGCCTGAGCTCGGGATTGCTTTCGCAGATGGAGCAGTTTGGAACTTCCCTGCAGAGAATGTCTTCATTTGGTTGAGTGAGGAAGTGGTTTGCTTGGCGATACGAGGAACTGCTGAATCTGCCATGTCGATCATTGGGAACTACCAgcaacagaattttcatatacTATATGATACAAAGAGGTCTAGGTTAGGTTTTGCACCCACAAAATGTGCAGATTTATAA
- the LOC106375054 gene encoding GDSL esterase/lipase At2g42990, whose protein sequence is MAEHYLSPSILCIMLTALVSLAGAKVPAIIVFGDSSVDSGNNNFIQTMARANFEPYGRDFPGGRPTGRFCNGRLSSDFTSEAYGLKPTVPAYLDPSYNISDFATGVCFASAGTGYDNSTAGVLGVIPLWKEVEYYKEYQHKLTAYLGRRKAANIIRESLYLVSIGTNDFLENYYTLPDRRSQFSISQYQDFLIGIAEVFLKDLYKLGARKMSFTGISPMGCLPLERVANLDDPFSCATNYNDLAVDFNGRLRRLVRKLNQELSGMKIYFANPYDIIWDIVTKPSRYGLEVSSSACCGTGLFEMGFLCGQDNPLTCSDANKFVFWDAFHPTERTNQIVSDYFFKHLKNLFH, encoded by the exons ATGGCAGAACATTATTTGTCACCATCAATACTATGCATTATGTTGACCGCTCTTGTCTCCCTCGCCGGAGCAAAAGTCCCGGCGATCATTGTCTTCGGCGACTCTTCCGTAGACTCCGGCAATAACAACTTCATACAAACCATGGCCAGAGCCAACTTCGAACCTTATGGCCGCGACTTCCCCGGTGGCCGCCCCACCGGCCGTTTTTGCAACGGCCGTCTCTCCTCCGATTTCACCTCCGAGGCTTACGGTCTTAAACCGACTGTCCCGGCCTATCTTGATCCCTCCTACAATATCTCCGATTTCGCCACCGGAGTTTGCTTCGCCTCCGCCGGCACCGGTTATGATAATTCCACCGCTGGTGTGCTA GGCGTGATTCCGTTATGGAAAGAAGTCGAGTACTACAAGGAATACCAACACAAACTTACCGCATATCTCGGCCGCCGAAAAGCAGCAAACATCATCAGAGAGTCGCTGTACCTAGTCAGCATAGGAACCAACGACTTCTTAGAGAATTATTACACATTACCGGACAGGAGATCTCAGTTCAGCATCAGTCAGTACCAAGACTTCCTCATAGGGATCGCCGAGGTGTTTCTAAAGGATCTTTACAAACTTGGTGCTCGGAAAATGTCTTTCACCGGAATATCTCCTATGGGATGTCTTCCACTAGAAAGAGTGGCGAATCTTGACGACCCTTTCAGCTGTGCTACGAATTACAACGACTTGGCGGTCGATTTTAACGGGAGGTTGAGGAGATTAGTGAGGAAGCTGAATCAAGAACTCAGTGGAATGAAGATATATTTTGCTAATCCTTATGATATCATTTGGGATATTGTTACAAAACCATCACGTTACGGTCTAGAGGTGTCTAGTTCTGCGTGTTGTGGAACTGGATTGTTCGAGATGGGGTTTCTTTGCGGCCAGGACAATCCGTTAACTTGCAGTGATGCAAATAAGTTCGTCTTCTGGGACGCTTTTCATCCGACCGAGAGGACTAATCAGATTGTGTCTGATTACTTCTTTAAACATCTCAAGAATCTCTTTCATTGA
- the LOC106375055 gene encoding transcription factor JUNGBRUNNEN 1, producing the protein MSGEGSKDHQDEDETTLPGFRFHPTDEELLEYYLRRKVENKPIKLELIKQVDIYKYDPWDLPRVSSVGEKEWYFFCMRGRKYRNSVRPNRVTSSGFWKATGIDKPVYSSLDCVGLKKSLVYYLGSAGKGTKTDWMMHEFRLPSTTKTDSPVQQAEVWTLCRIFKRVTHQRNPTIVQSNRKPVITLADSCSKTSSLDSDHTSHRVVDSLSHKLHEPHLQLQSPTQNPYWNQLTRFGFNQPTYTCHDNSLLSFENINGGDFIGDSASWDELRSVIDGNTKH; encoded by the exons ATGAGTGGTGAAGGTAGTAAGGATCATCAAGACGAAGATGAAACAACACTTCCTGGATTCAGATTTCATCCTACGGACGAAGAACTTTTAGAGTATTATCTTCGAAGAAAAGTAGAGAACAAACCCATCAAACTCGAGCTTATTAAACAGGTCGATATCTATAAGTACGATCCTTGGGATCTTCCGA GAGTGAGCAGCGTCGGGGAAAAGGAATGGTACTTCTTCTGCATGAGAGGCAGAAAATACAGAAATAGCGTTAGGCCAAACCGAGTCACCAGTTCAGGTTTCTGGAAAGCCACCGGTATTGACAAACCGGTTTACTCCAGTCTTGACTGTGTCGGTCTAAAGAAATCTCTGGTTTACTATCTTGGTTCAGCCGGTAAAGGGACTAAAACCGATTGGATGATGCATGAATTCCGCCTCCCCTCCACCACAAAAACCGACTCGCCAGTTCAACAAGCA GAGGTCTGGACACTATGCAGAATCTTCAAACGAGTAACACACCAGAGAAACCCAACCATCGTACAATCAAACCGTAAACCGGTTATTACCTTAGCCGATTCGTGTTCTAAGACAAGCAGCTTAGACTCCGATCACACCAGCCACCGCGTTGTAGATTCCTTGTCACACAAGCTACACGAGCCACATCTACAGCTTCAGTCACCAACGCAGAATCCTTACTGGAACCAACTTACTAGGTTTGGTTTCAACCAACCGACGTATACTTGTCATGATAACAGCCTCCTGAGTTTCGAGAACATCAACGGTGGAGATTTCATCGGGGACTCAGCAAGTTGGGATGAACTTAGGTCTGTTATAGATGGCAACACTAAACACTAA
- the LOC106421166 gene encoding polyamine oxidase 2 isoform X1 gives MESRKNSDRQMRRANCFSAGGRMKTRSPSVIVIGGGFAGISAARTLQDASFQVMVLESRDRIGGRVHTDYSFGFPVDLGASWLHGVCKENPLAPVIGRLGLPLYRTSGDNSVLYDHDLESYALFDMEGNQVPQELVTNVGITFEQILEEINKVRDEQDADMSISQAFSIVFSRKPELRLEGLAHNVLQWYLCRMEGWFAADADTISAKCWDQEELLPGGHGLMVRGYRPVINTLAKGIDIRLGHRVTKIVRRYNGVKVTTENGETFVADAAVIAVPLGVLKSGTITFEPKLPEWKQEAINDLGVGIENKIILHFEKVFWPKVEFLGVVAETSYGCSYFLNLHKATGHPVLVYMPAGQLAKDIEKMSDEAAANFAFLQLQRILPDALPPVQCLVSRWGSDVNSLGSYSYDIVGKPHDLYERLRVPVDNLFFAGEATSSSFPGSVHGAYSTGLMAGEDCRMRVLERYGELDLFQPVMGEEGPASVPLLISRL, from the exons atggagTCGAGGAAAAACTCTGATCGTCAAATGCGTAGAG CCAATTGCTTTTCAGCTGGTGGGAGAATGAAGACAAGGTCACCTTCTGTTATAGTGATCGGTGGTGGTTTTGCTGGAATCTCAGCTGCTCGCACTCTTCAAGATGCTTCCTTTCAG GTTATGGTGCTGGAGTCTCGTGATAGGATTGGTGGACGAGTTCACACTGATTACTCATTTGGTTTTCCTGTTGATCTTGGTGCATCATG GCTGCACGGAGTGTGCAAAGAGAATCCTCTGGCACCTGTAATTGGGAGACTAGGATTGCCCTTGTATCGTACTAGTGGTGACAACTCGGTCTTGTATGATCATGATCTCGAGAG CTATGCTCTGTTTGATATGGAGGGCAATCAAGTCCCTCAAGAGTTAGTAACAAATGTTGGCATAACTTTTGAGCAGATTCTAGAAGAG ATCAATAAAGTGAGGGATGAGCAGGACGCAGACATGTCGATCTCTCAGGCTTTCTCAATTGTGTTTTCAAGGAAACCTGAGTTGAGGTTAGAGGGGCTTGCACACAATGTACTTCAGTGGTACTTATGCCGCATGGAAGGCTGGTTTGCAGCAGATGCTGACACCATCTCTGCAAAGTGTTGGGACCAGGAGGAGTTGCTTCCTGGTGGACACGGTCTTATGGTCAGAGGTTACCGTCCTGTCATCAACACTTTAGCCAAAGGGATTGACATTCGTCTAGGCCATAG GGTTACTAAGATCGTTAGACGGTACAATGGAGTTAAAGTAACAACAGAGAACGGTGAAACATTCGTTGCAGATGCAGCAGTGATCGCTGTTCCTCTCGGTGTCTTAAAATCCGGAACCATAACGTTCGAACCAAAGCTACCAGAGTGGAAACAAGAAGCAATCAACGACCTCGGAGTAGGCATCGAGAACAAGATCATCCTCCACTTCGAAAAAGTCTTCTGGCCCAAAGTAGAGTTTCTAGGCGTAGTCGCAGAAACCTCCTACGGCTGCAGCTATTTTCTCAACCTCCACAAGGCCACAGGACACCCCGTTCTTGTCTACATGCCGGCCGGTCAGCTCGCCAAGGACATCGAGAAGATGTCTGATGAAGCGGCTGCGAATTTCGCCTTCTTGCAGCTCCAGAGGATTCTTCCTGACGCGTTACCTCCGGTGCAGTGTCTGGTCTCGAGGTGGGGGTCTGATGTGAACTCGTTGGGGTCTTATAGCTATGATATCGTGGGGAAGCCTCATGATTTGTATGAGAGGCTTAGGGTGCCGGTGGATAACTTATTCTTTGCCGGTGAAGCGACGAGCTCGAGCTTCCCTGGCTCGGTTCACGGGGCGTATTCGACGGGTTTGATGGCGGGGGAGGATTGTAGGATGCGTGTGTTGGAGAGGTATGGGGAGTTGGATCTGTTTCAGCCTGTGATGGGTGAAGAAGGACCTGCCTCTGTTCCTCTTCTTATATCTCGTCTCTAA
- the LOC106421166 gene encoding polyamine oxidase 2 isoform X2 → MESRKNSDRQMRRAGGRMKTRSPSVIVIGGGFAGISAARTLQDASFQVMVLESRDRIGGRVHTDYSFGFPVDLGASWLHGVCKENPLAPVIGRLGLPLYRTSGDNSVLYDHDLESYALFDMEGNQVPQELVTNVGITFEQILEEINKVRDEQDADMSISQAFSIVFSRKPELRLEGLAHNVLQWYLCRMEGWFAADADTISAKCWDQEELLPGGHGLMVRGYRPVINTLAKGIDIRLGHRVTKIVRRYNGVKVTTENGETFVADAAVIAVPLGVLKSGTITFEPKLPEWKQEAINDLGVGIENKIILHFEKVFWPKVEFLGVVAETSYGCSYFLNLHKATGHPVLVYMPAGQLAKDIEKMSDEAAANFAFLQLQRILPDALPPVQCLVSRWGSDVNSLGSYSYDIVGKPHDLYERLRVPVDNLFFAGEATSSSFPGSVHGAYSTGLMAGEDCRMRVLERYGELDLFQPVMGEEGPASVPLLISRL, encoded by the exons atggagTCGAGGAAAAACTCTGATCGTCAAATGCGTAGAG CTGGTGGGAGAATGAAGACAAGGTCACCTTCTGTTATAGTGATCGGTGGTGGTTTTGCTGGAATCTCAGCTGCTCGCACTCTTCAAGATGCTTCCTTTCAG GTTATGGTGCTGGAGTCTCGTGATAGGATTGGTGGACGAGTTCACACTGATTACTCATTTGGTTTTCCTGTTGATCTTGGTGCATCATG GCTGCACGGAGTGTGCAAAGAGAATCCTCTGGCACCTGTAATTGGGAGACTAGGATTGCCCTTGTATCGTACTAGTGGTGACAACTCGGTCTTGTATGATCATGATCTCGAGAG CTATGCTCTGTTTGATATGGAGGGCAATCAAGTCCCTCAAGAGTTAGTAACAAATGTTGGCATAACTTTTGAGCAGATTCTAGAAGAG ATCAATAAAGTGAGGGATGAGCAGGACGCAGACATGTCGATCTCTCAGGCTTTCTCAATTGTGTTTTCAAGGAAACCTGAGTTGAGGTTAGAGGGGCTTGCACACAATGTACTTCAGTGGTACTTATGCCGCATGGAAGGCTGGTTTGCAGCAGATGCTGACACCATCTCTGCAAAGTGTTGGGACCAGGAGGAGTTGCTTCCTGGTGGACACGGTCTTATGGTCAGAGGTTACCGTCCTGTCATCAACACTTTAGCCAAAGGGATTGACATTCGTCTAGGCCATAG GGTTACTAAGATCGTTAGACGGTACAATGGAGTTAAAGTAACAACAGAGAACGGTGAAACATTCGTTGCAGATGCAGCAGTGATCGCTGTTCCTCTCGGTGTCTTAAAATCCGGAACCATAACGTTCGAACCAAAGCTACCAGAGTGGAAACAAGAAGCAATCAACGACCTCGGAGTAGGCATCGAGAACAAGATCATCCTCCACTTCGAAAAAGTCTTCTGGCCCAAAGTAGAGTTTCTAGGCGTAGTCGCAGAAACCTCCTACGGCTGCAGCTATTTTCTCAACCTCCACAAGGCCACAGGACACCCCGTTCTTGTCTACATGCCGGCCGGTCAGCTCGCCAAGGACATCGAGAAGATGTCTGATGAAGCGGCTGCGAATTTCGCCTTCTTGCAGCTCCAGAGGATTCTTCCTGACGCGTTACCTCCGGTGCAGTGTCTGGTCTCGAGGTGGGGGTCTGATGTGAACTCGTTGGGGTCTTATAGCTATGATATCGTGGGGAAGCCTCATGATTTGTATGAGAGGCTTAGGGTGCCGGTGGATAACTTATTCTTTGCCGGTGAAGCGACGAGCTCGAGCTTCCCTGGCTCGGTTCACGGGGCGTATTCGACGGGTTTGATGGCGGGGGAGGATTGTAGGATGCGTGTGTTGGAGAGGTATGGGGAGTTGGATCTGTTTCAGCCTGTGATGGGTGAAGAAGGACCTGCCTCTGTTCCTCTTCTTATATCTCGTCTCTAA
- the LOC106421033 gene encoding protein NPG1 yields the protein MLGDQSSELSENNGESESPTLRLCANGACMKTTEVEAKLDEGNIQDAESSLREGLSLNSEEARALLGRLEYQRGNVEGALRVFEGIDLQAAIQRLQVSAPPPEKPSTKKKVPREQPQQSASQHAANLVLEAIYLKAKSLQKLGRTTEAAQECKSVLDSVEKIFQQGIPDAQVDTRLQETVSHAVELLPALWKESGDYQEAISAYRRALLSQWSLDNDSCARVQKDFAVFLLHSGVEASPPSLGSQVEGSYVPRNNLEEAILLLMILLKKFNQGKAKWDPSVIEHLTFGLSLCSQTSVLAKQLEEVMPGVFSRVERWNSLALCYSAAGQTSAAVNLLRKSLHKHEQPDDLVALLLASKLCSEEPSLAGEGAGYAQRAVNNAQGMDEHLKGVGFRMLGLCLGKQAKVPTSDFERSRLQSESLKALDGAIAFEHNNPDLIFELGVQYAEQRNLKAASRYAKEFIDATGGSVLKGWRFLALVLSAQQRFSEAEVVTDAALDETAKWDQGPLLRLKAKLKISQSNPTEAVETYRYLLALVQAQRKSFGPLRTLSQMEEDKVNEFEVWHGLAYLYSSLSHWNDVEVCLKKAGELKQYSASMLHTEGRMWEGRKEFKPALAAFLDGLLLDESSVPCKVAVGALLSERGKEHQPTLPVARSLLSDALRIDPTNRKAWYYLGLVHKYDGRIADATDCFQAASMLEESDPIESFSTIL from the exons ATGCTTGGTGATCAATCTTCAGAGCTTAGCGAGAACAACGGCGAAAGTGAGAGTCCTACTCTGCGGCTTTGCGCAAATGGAGCCTGTATGAAAACAACCGAAGTCGAAGCAAAGCTTGATGAAGGAAACATCCAAGACGCTGAATCTTCTTTGAGAGAAGGCTTATCACTCAACTCCGAg GAAGCAAGAGCACTTCTGGGAAGACTAGAGTACCAAAGAGGCAATGTAGAAGGCGCGCTTCGCGTCTTTGAAGGTATTGACCTTCAAGCAGCCATCCAGCGGCTACAGGTCTCTGCTCCTCCCCCTGAGAAACCGTCTACTAAGAAGAAAGTTCCTCGTGAACAGCCGCAGCAATCGGCTTCACAGCATGCTGCTAACTTAGTTCTTGAAGCTATCTACTTGAAAGCCAAATCCCTTCAAAAGCTTGGGAGAACAACAG AGGCTGCACAAGAATGCAAAAGTGTTCTTGATTCAGTTGAGAAGATCTTTCAGCAAGGGATACCAGATGCTCAAGTAGACACAAGGCTTCAAGAAACCGTCAGCCACGCCGTGGAGCTGCTTCCAGCGCTATGGAAAGAGTCTGGTGACTACCAAGAAGCGATATCAGCTTACAGACGCGCGCTCTTAAGCCAATGGAGTCTAGATAACGACTCTTGCGCAAGGGTTCAGAAAGACTTCGCAGTCTTTCTTCTCCACTCAGGAGTCGAAGCGAGTCCACCGAGTCTAGGCTCTCAGGTGGAAGGCTCCTACGTGCCTAGAAACAACTTGGAAGAAGCCATTCTCCTTCTGATGATCCTTCTCAAGAAGTTCAACCAAGGGAAAGCCAAATGGGACCCGTCTGTGATCGAACACTTAACCTTTGGATTATCTTTATGTAGCCAAACATCAGTTCTCGCTAAACAGCTTGAAGAAGTGATGCCTGGTGTGTTCAGCCGCGTTGAGCGTTGGAACAGTTTAGCTCTTTGTTACAGCGCGGCGGGTCAAACCAGCGCGGCGGTTAACCTTCTCAGAAAGTCTCTCCATAAGCACGAGCAGCCTGATGACCTCGTGGCGCTTTTGTTAGCTTCTAAGCTTTGCAGCGAAGAGCCTTCTTTAGCTGGTGAAGGCGCCGGCTACGCGCAGAGAGCTGTGAACAATGCTCAAGGGATGGATGAGCATTTGAAAGGAGTTGGTTTCAGGATGTTGGGGCTTTGCCTTGGGAAGCAAGCGAAAGTCCCCACGTCGGATTTCGAAAGGTCTCGGCTTCAGTCAGAGTCTTTGAAGGCGTTAGATGGAGCTATAGCGTTTGAGCATAACAATCCTGATTTGATATTTGAGTTAGGTGTTCAGTACGCTGAGCAAAGGAACTTGAAAGCTGCGTCAAGGTACGCTAAAGAGTTTATAGATGCAACGGGAGGGTCGGTGTTGAAAGGATGGAGGTTTTTGGCGCTTGTTTTGTCTGCTCAGCAACGGTTCTCTGAAGCTGAGGTTGTGACTGATGCTGCGTTGGATGAAACGGCAAAGTGGGATCAAGGTCCTTTGTTGAGACTTAAGGCAAAGCTGAAGATCTCTCAGTCGAATCCGACAGAAGCTGTTGAGACTTACCGTTACCTTCTAGCTTTGGTTCAAGCGCAGAGGAAGTCCTTCGGACCACTCAGAACTCTTTCTCAG ATGGAAGAAGACAAAGTCAACGAGTTTGAAGTGTGGCATGGCTTAGCTTATCTTTACTCAAGCCTTTCACACTGGAACGACGTAGAAGTCTGTCTTAAGAAAGCTGGCGAGCTGAAACAGTACTCTGCTTCAATGCTGCATACAGAAG gtcgaatgtgggaAGGAAGAAAGGAGTTTAAACCAGCGTTAGCAGCTTTCTTGGACGGTTTATTACTAGACGAATCATCGGTTCCTTGCAAAGTAGCTGTTGGAGCTTTATTGTCTGAAAGAGGGAAAGAGCATCAACCAACACTTCCTGTGGCGAGAAGCTTGCTGTCTGATGCGTTGAGGATTGATCCGACTAACAGAAAAGCTTGGTATTACTTAGGTCTGGTTCATAAGTACGATGGACGTATAGCTGATGCTACTGATTGCTTTCAAGCTGCTTCCATgcttgaagaatctgatcctaTTGAAAGCTTCTCAACCATTCTTTAA
- the LOC106421113 gene encoding probable pectinesterase/pectinesterase inhibitor 16: MASSSSTLLHHKSSKTLMILLIINFVNLIQTTSAVTNSNSNSHFSRFSRHGSSSSRTKQGFLASVQASMNHAILARSLAFNLTLSHRTTQVHMVDPIHDCLELLDDTLDMLSRITMMRDKASSDDDYEDVHTWLSAALTNQDTCQQSLQEKSNSYKHGIAMDFAARNLTGLLTNSLELFVSVKSKGRRLLSEQAHYPRFVTWLKERRLLEASVEELKIDAVVAADGSGTHKTVGEALAASLASSGGRTVIHLKAGTYHENIKIPTKQKNVMLVGDGKGKTIIVGSRSNRGGWTTYQSATVAAMGEGFIARDITFVNSAGPKSEQAVALRVGADKSVVYRCSVEGYQDSLYTHSKRQFYRDTDITGTVDFIFGNSVVVFQSCNIVARKPLPGQRNFVTAQGRSHPEQNTGISIQNCKITAQSMTFLGRPWKEYSRTVVMQSFLDGSIHPSGWSPWSGSGSFGLKTLFYGEFENTGPGSSVSGRVKWAGYHPSLTVKEAEGFTVAGFIGGTMWLPSTGVSFDSGLVK; the protein is encoded by the exons AtggcttcatcatcatcaacattaTTACATCATAAGAGTTCAAAAACACTGATGATTTTACTTATTATAAATTTCGTAAACCTAATTCAAACCACCTCAGCTGTGACCAACTCCAATTCCAACTCCCACTTCTCAAGATTCTCGAGACATGGAAGCTCATCATCGAGAACCAAACAAGGGTTTCTAGCATCGGTCCAAGCGAGTATGAACCATGCTATCTTGGCTCGTTCTCTCGctttcaatctcactctttctCATCGAACCACACAAGTCCACATGGTCGATCCCATCCACGACTGCCTTGAGCTGCTCGACGACACACTTGATATGTTATCTCGCATCACCATGATGCGAGACAAAGCTTCAAGTGATGATGACTATGAAGACGTTCATACATGGCTAAGCGCAGCCCTCACGAACCAAGACACTTGTCAGCAAAGTCTCCAAGAAAAATCAAACTCTTACAAACACGGAATCGCGATGGATTTCGCCGCAAGAAACCTCACCGGTTTGTTAACCAACTCGCTTGAGTTGTTCGTATCCGTGAAGTCAAAAGGCCGAAGACTCTTGTCAGAACAGGCGCACTATCCGAGGTTTGTTACTTGGCTAAAAGAGCGGAGGCTTTTAGAAGCTTCGGTGGAGGAACTGAAGATTGATGCGGTGGTGGCTGCAGACGGTAGTGGGACTCACAAAACCGTAGGAGAAGCGTTGGCTGCGTCGTTGGCGAGTAGTGGTGGCAGAACCGTAATTCACCTGAAAGCTGGAACCTATCATGAAAACATCAAGATTCCGACAAAGCAAAAGAACGTTATGTTAGTTGGTGATGGTAAGGGTAAAACGATCATTGTCGGTAGCCGAAGCAATAGAGGCGGCTGGACTACATATCAATCTGCCACCGTCG CTGCTATGGGAGAGGGGTTTATAGCGCGCGACATAACGTTCGTGAACAGTGCCGGACCCAAATCGGAGCAAGCGGTGGCTCTCCGCGTCGGAGCAGATAAATCCGTCGTGTATCGATGCTCCGTCGAAGGATACCAAGACTCACTCTACACACACTCCAAAAGACAGTTCTACCGAGACACAGACATCACCGGAACCGTCGACTTCATATTCGGAAACTCTGTCGTCGTGTTCCAGTCATGCAACATCGTCGCCCGGAAGCCCTTACCGGGTCAGAGAAACTTCGTGACGGCGCAAGGGCGGAGCCACCCGGAGCAGAACACGGGAATCTCCATTCAGAACTGCAAGATCACGGCGCAGTCGATGACTTTTCTTGGCCGGCCGTGGAAAGAGTACTCGAGGACGGTGGTGATGCAGTCTTTTCTCGACGGGTCGATCCACCCGTCGGGTTGGTCTCCTTGGTCGGGTTCGGGTAGTTTCGGTCTCAAGACACTGTTTTACGGGGAGTTTGAGAATACGGGTCCTGGATCAtcggtttcgggtcgggttAAATGGGCCGGGTATCATCCGTCTTTAACGGTGAAGGAAGCGGAAGGATTTACTGTTGCTGGTTTCATTGGCGGGACGATGTGGTTGCCGTCAACGGGCGTTAGTTTCGACTCTGGTCTTGTGAAGTGA